A stretch of DNA from Pseudomonadota bacterium:
GAGACGAGGTATCAAGGGCAATATATGAAGAGATGATAAAGAGGGGAGATGCCTATGTTTATCTTGATATAGCTTCCTATGCAAAGATTGATATAAAAAAGCGGTTCCCGACTATTTATGAAAAATGCCTGTCTCTGGACATAGATATGCTGAAAGGACCCATACCTGTGGTTCCTGCAGCCCATTACGGCTGTGGCGGCATCCTGGTGGATAACTATGGAAGAACATCATTAAAAAAATTATATGCTGCGGGAGAAGTTACCGCAACAGGCATACACGGCGCAAACAGGCTTGCCTCTACATCATTGCTCGAAGGTCTGGTCTGGGGCATAAAGTCTGCCCGTCATATAGCAAGTAACTTTGATAATACAAAACCGTACAAGGAATCGGAAATCCCGCCGTGGCGTTTTCCTGAGAAAGAGGAGGAGGCCGACCCGGCACTCATACAACAGGATTGGCTGAGCATCAGGTCAACCATGTGGAATTACGTCGGCATCATAAGAACCGTAAAAAGATTAGAGAGAGCGTTAGCAGACCTCGGTTATTTAAAAAACAGGATTGACGACTTCTATCGAAGGGCACATCTTGAACCTATGGTGATAAACCTGAGAAACGGCATCCGGGCAGCCCTTATCATAGCCGAAGCTGCATTTACAAACCGCAGCAGCCGTGGCGCACATTATATAAAGTAGGACATTGCAGCCCCCTGCCCTTCCGGTATAATTCATGTCCGATTTTGGATCGCCATGTTTATTCACTTATAAGCTTCACTGCACGTAAAAGCTTTATAAGGGTAATCACGGCTGCTTTCGAAAGTTGTTTGACACCGATAATCTGCTGTGTTATACACCAACAAGGAAGAAGTGGGTTTTTAACCAGGCGCAAGTAACGTATAGAATAAGCAGGGTTTTGAACAATTTGTGTAAATTAAAATGGGCATACTGCCAAGGAGAATGAAAAATGAATCAGGATGAATTTAAGAAGATAATTTCTTTTGCAATTGACTGTGAAAACGAGGCATATACGTTTTACAGCACAGTGTCCGACAAAGCGAATGACACAAAACTCAAAAATCTGTTTAATGAACTTGCTGGAGATGAGAAAAAACATCGACTTGCATTAGAGACATTCCTTACTCGATCTCTGGAGAATATGCATTTTTCGGCATCAAAGGATTATAAGGTTGTGGATGCACTTCCTACACCACCTTTGACTGCTGATCTCAAACCTATCGATGGCTTGGTAATCGCTATAAAAAAAGAGCTTGAAGCCATGCAAATGTATACCCAGCTTGCAAATGCCAGTACTGACGAAGCACAGAAAAATACCTTTACAGAACTTGCATCTATGGAGCGGGGACACAAGGGCAGGCTCGAGGATATATATACAAATATGGCATTCCCTGAATCCTGGTAGCGTCACTTCAACCGTGTAATGTTGTAGGTAGTATGGAAACATTTTTCGGGGTTATCACTGGCATCGGCAATGTCATTTTTGCCACCATTGAGCTTGCAGGTTCCCTGATCACGGCAGTATTGGCAATCATGATTCCGGCCATTTGTTTTATCCTCGTAGTAACCTTCTGCACCTTTGTCCTCCATAAAGCGGGCTATCACTTCTTCGGGAAGATGAAAAAGCAGCCATAACCCATTCACCCGAGTCTGCTTTGGAGTCAGTGACAGCAGATATTGATTTTTTGGTAGATATTATAGGGTTTTTAACGATAGAATCAAAATGTTCGTATATATTCAGTGGAATATGAGGAAAATAAATGAAGAATTCAGGCGCTTTAGACCCCAATGTGATATATCAAAAACTCCCGGACAACAGGAATCCTGTACAACTTTTTATATCCCCTTCTCAATACATCCAGGGGCGAGGTGTTATCAATCTTCTTGGAGAGTATTTATCCCTGTGTATTTCAGGCTGCGCAGGCGTGCTCATATATCATTGATAAGAGTCTGAACACCGCCGGACTTACAGTAAAAAAGACAATCTTTCAGGGCGAATCTACTCTGAGGGAGGTGGAAAGAATTGTAACCTTTTTTGAAGGCCCTGGCCCTGAAGTAAATGTCCTCATCGGCATCGGCGGAGGCAAATGTCTTGATACCACAAGAATGGCAGCGTCAAGACTCGGTGTGCCTGCCGTAACGATTCCTACCACAGCTTCGACAGACGCACCGACAGCGGCACATTCCGTTATCTACGACGAAAAAGGGGTTTTTGCTAATGTGGAATTCAGTATGACCAACCCCATGCTGGTCTTGGTCGATCTTGATATTGTTGCCGCTGCACCGCCCCGATATATCGTAGCAGGCATGGGGGATGCTTTTTCCACATTCTATGAAGCACGTTGCTGTATGGAAAATCCGGAAGCCCGAACTGCAAGAGGCGCCAGACCCACCATGGCAGCCCTGGCTATTGCCCGTCAGTGCCGCGACCTGCTTCTCGAATACGGTATCGCAGCGCTGGATGAGATCAGGCATCGACAGGTAGGCGAGGCCCTCGCCCATATTGTGGAGGCAAATATTCTTCTCAGCGGGCTCGGATTCGAAAGCGGCGGTCTTGCAGGGGCGCACGGTGTGGCACAAGGGTTGACGGCTTGCAGCAATTTACACAAAAACTGTCTTCATGGAGAAATGGTGGCAATCGGTGTTATGACACAACTCATCATGGAAAACAGAATGGACGAAGCTGAGCAGGCAGCCCGATTCTTCAAGGCGGTGGGACTGCCTTTGCACCTCGCTCAGTTGGGTTTTGACCCGCTACAGCGAATGTCTGAACTGGATAACATCGTTCAGCACAGTCTGAACGTATTCTTCATCCGATATGAACCTTTCGAAATAACGCACAGTTTCCTGAAAACAGCAATCCTCGAAGCAAATGAGTTCGGTAAGGTTATGGAAAGAAACCTGACGGAATAAGAAACGGAGATAGATTATGCATGATCACGATCACAAACACCGCAGACCAAGTATAGGCATGTTCCTGACCAATCTCCATGTCGATATGCCGCTCTCAAAAAAAGTCTGGCTTTTATTCAGGAACAATATGAAAAAAATACTGACCCTCAGCAGTTGCTGCGGCCATCATGGCGAACCGGGATGCTGACAGCGGGATGACGAGTCCACCGGTCGGTGAGACTGTGCAGTTAATGAAACATCTTGAAATAGGCAATGACAATCTCTTTACAATTGGCGGCACACTCAACATTGATAACTTCTTCCAATGAAAACCATCCGCCTCTCTGTCCTTCGTTAACTGTTAAATCCTCAAGTATCAGGTTATGGTCAATAATTCTGTACATATAAATGTTATATCCATCAAAGGGAAAATTACCAAAGTATTCCGGATTTGAAAATTCGCATTCTAATTCTTCAATGATTTCTCTTTTAATAGCTTCATCCGGGGTTTCCCCGTTTTCTATCTGCCCGCCGAATGTGCCCCAACAGCCTGGATATGGGATATCGGGCTTATTGTCTCTCAGTTGAAGCAATACTTTGCCTTCTCTGTTCTCAATCAGAAGTCCACATTGTGATCGTTCTTTGCTCATAAAATCTTTCCTGCAATCTTTATATATACCTTATATAAAATAGTATCAATTAATTCGCAGGAAGTTTCCCTCATTCCCAGGATTCATGGATCGGCCCTACCAGTCAGTTTACGGTAAAATGGCCACAAAATTCAAATAAATCTGCTATACTTAATTGTAAACACTATGAAACAGGATAAAAATAAAACAAAAGAACAAATCAAACACGAATTGGCACAGTTATGCAAAGAACACAAAAAAACCGAAGAGGCGTTGAGGGAGTCTGATGAGAGATATAGAGGAGTCATCGACAACATAGGCGTCGGCATTGCCTTAATAAGCCCCGCAATGGAAATATTTTTCCTGAACAACCAGATGAGGAAATGGTTCCCTGATGTTGATACTTCCAAAAGACCCGCCTGTTACAGGGCATTCAATAATCCTCCAAGAGACACTATATGCTCCTACTGCCCGACATGTACAACACTTCAGGATGGGCACATCTATGAGGCAGTTACCGATACGCCGGCAGGAGATATAACCTTACACTATAAAATTGTTTCGTCTCCCCTTAGAGATAAAGATGGCAATATCATAGCAGCGATTGAGATGGTCTACGACATTACAGAACAAATAAAAATGGATATTCTTATCAAAAAGGAAAAGAAGACCTTTTTCTCTATCTTACAGAGGGCGCCTTATGGCGTGGTAATGATGGATAAGCATGGAAGGTATATCTATATAAATGAGGAATTCGTAAATATTACCGGATATAAGCTTAATGATATCCCGACAGGACGTGACTGGTTTCGTAAGGCATATCCTGATGCTAACTATAGAAAACATGTTATTGTGGCATGGAAGGGCGACATTGCCAGGAAGGGCGCTCAAGTATTCACTATTTTATGCCAAAATGGAAAGAAAAAAGAGATTCAATTTAAATCATATAGCCTGGATGAAGACGGCTATATTGTAATGCTCTCCGATATAACAAAACAAATGCGGGCAGAAAGGGCGATTAAAAAAGCCCGTGACGAACTGGAAAAAAGGGTCAGTGAAAGAACGGGAGAACTGGAGAGCTTGAATAAGGAATTGGAAAAGCATATTAAAGAAATTGAAACAATTAACAGTGAGCTGAGGACATTCAACTACTCCGTATCCCATGACCTCAAAACCCCTGTCATTGCAATCGAAGGTCTTTCCCGCAGATTGCTCGGTAAAAACAACAATATTCTGGATGCAATAGGGCGGCAATACCTTACGGCAATTCATAAAAGCACTGTAAACATGAGAGAGTTCATTGATGACCTCCTTGCGTTTTTCAGTTTAGGTCGAAAAAGTATCGAAATTTCTCCAGTCAATATGGAGGAAATTGTAAGAGAGGTCTTTGAGCAGTTAAAAATGCTTTATCCTGAGCGCATAATAGAGTTGCATCTGAAGCCTTTATCGAAAGCATATGCAGATAGCACAAT
This window harbors:
- a CDS encoding NUDIX domain-containing protein; the encoded protein is MSKERSQCGLLIENREGKVLLQLRDNKPDIPYPGCWGTFGGQIENGETPDEAIKREIIEELECEFSNPEYFGNFPFDGYNIYMYRIIDHNLILEDLTVNEGQRGGWFSLEEVINVECAANCKEIVIAYFKMFH
- a CDS encoding glycerol dehydrogenase, which encodes MLSIFLESIYPCVFQAAQACSYIIDKSLNTAGLTVKKTIFQGESTLREVERIVTFFEGPGPEVNVLIGIGGGKCLDTTRMAASRLGVPAVTIPTTASTDAPTAAHSVIYDEKGVFANVEFSMTNPMLVLVDLDIVAAAPPRYIVAGMGDAFSTFYEARCCMENPEARTARGARPTMAALAIARQCRDLLLEYGIAALDEIRHRQVGEALAHIVEANILLSGLGFESGGLAGAHGVAQGLTACSNLHKNCLHGEMVAIGVMTQLIMENRMDEAEQAARFFKAVGLPLHLAQLGFDPLQRMSELDNIVQHSLNVFFIRYEPFEITHSFLKTAILEANEFGKVMERNLTE
- a CDS encoding ATP-binding protein; the protein is MKQDKNKTKEQIKHELAQLCKEHKKTEEALRESDERYRGVIDNIGVGIALISPAMEIFFLNNQMRKWFPDVDTSKRPACYRAFNNPPRDTICSYCPTCTTLQDGHIYEAVTDTPAGDITLHYKIVSSPLRDKDGNIIAAIEMVYDITEQIKMDILIKKEKKTFFSILQRAPYGVVMMDKHGRYIYINEEFVNITGYKLNDIPTGRDWFRKAYPDANYRKHVIVAWKGDIARKGAQVFTILCQNGKKKEIQFKSYSLDEDGYIVMLSDITKQMRAERAIKKARDELEKRVSERTGELESLNKELEKHIKEIETINSELRTFNYSVSHDLKTPVIAIEGLSRRLLGKNNNILDAIGRQYLTAIHKSTVNMREFIDDLLAFFSLGRKSIEISPVNMEEIVREVFEQLKMLYPERIIELHLKPLSKAYADSTMIRQVVSNLLSNAIKYSKQGKIIRVEVGSWAEMEKNVYYVRDNGIGFPMNYADKIFEVLERLHGEDEFEGTGIGLAIVKRVINRHGGEVWAEATVNDGATFYFTIPIWKQGGISK
- a CDS encoding ferritin family protein, translating into MNQDEFKKIISFAIDCENEAYTFYSTVSDKANDTKLKNLFNELAGDEKKHRLALETFLTRSLENMHFSASKDYKVVDALPTPPLTADLKPIDGLVIAIKKELEAMQMYTQLANASTDEAQKNTFTELASMERGHKGRLEDIYTNMAFPESW